The nucleotide sequence GCAGACTTACTTATACAGtgttgagacagagagaagaagagagggagagtgtttCTTGTTACAGATGGTGGGTGAAGTGATGGCATGGCCAGCAGAGAGATGAGGGTAGAGCTCTTTGATGGCAGAGTCACTGTGGGTTGCGCTGGTGGTTCAGTTACTCCCTGGCTACCAATGAATATTTCATTTCAAtccagtgaaagagagagagagagagagagagagagagagagagagagagagaaagagagagagagatggatggagagctgaagagagtgagagaagaaaaagagtgggaggagagggagaaatatCATGCATGGGAAATGAACAGCAAGAGGGGACACGTGGAATACCAAAACATAGTGCTGGTAACGTGTTAATGTGTCATGATAAGACTGATGCAGAGATTCCACACACAtagccacacacacgcacacagttaAATAATCCTTGTGTAATCCTGCATCCCGGCATTCCAAAAGGACTGTCATCATTATCCTTATCCCACCCTCATAATGCCTTTTTTCTTTAACTCCCTAACTCTTTTTCTCCATCAatccatcccctctctccctctcgctgttCCAAGGCAACAGCTTGTGGGATATCACAGTGCTAATCCTTCCCTGTCTCCCACTGGGACAATCTGTCACTGgctatagaggaagagagagagagtgtgtgtgtaagtcagtgtgtcagactgtgtgtgttggtgagagagaagatggaggaaGTAGAGGGAAAATAGGAGGGGGAGGCCCCCACATTAAAAAATACTACCGTTTtttatagaatactacagtacttactatagaattatatatactgaacaaaaatataaatgcaacatgcaacaaattcaattattttactgagttacagttcatataagaaaatcagtcaattgaaataaattcattaggccgtCAAATGACTGGGCAGGAGTgcaccggttggacgtactgccaaattctctaaaacggcgacagctctggtggacattcctgcagtcaacatgccaactGTAAAACTTGAGAcagctgtggcattgtgttgtgtgacaaaactgcacattttagagtggccttttattgtccccagcacaaggtacacctgtgtaatgagcatgctgtttaatcagcttcttgatatgccacctgtcagatggatggattatcttggcaaaggagacatTTTCACTAATAgagatataaacaaatttgtgcaccaaatttgagagaaatttgtgcatatggaaaatgtctgggattttttatttccgcttgtgaaaaatgggaccaacactttacatgttgcgttaatatatttttgttcagtgtagtaaactgtagtatactttAAAATAATATATTAAAAACAATAGTATTCCTCGATGTGTActacttactatagaattttgtagtatactagagaatactatagtaaatacaaCAGTATTAtccaaagaaaaaaaacacagtagtaaatactacagtaatgtctgcaaaaacactacagtgaatactgtaatatttataccatattacactatagtattttttcatgtggggggatagagatggagaggCAAGGGAGCAAATTAGAGAAAGCAGAGGCAGAATGAAGACCTGAacgggaaagagagaaagaaaaacaatATTATTTTGGTCCAGCTgaatagacagacagagggagaaatgaGACTAAGGCAGAGAGAGCAACAAATACAAAGGAAGACATGAGGGAAACGGATGActcggggagagagagcgagagagactagAGGGTTCTGGGAATCTAGGATGACTTAGAAGAGGAAAAGAGAGCTAAGATTTAAAACCACTCTTACTGCTTGCACCCAATAACAGTGTGAGACAGAATATGGAGCAGTATGTCATTCGTTCTCTAGTCTAGGTGATAGGACGCACGTAGGTTCACTCACATCCATAGAAACTCAAATTTCAGGGTCAGTGCTGTGCTCACACACAACCTGCactttatatttacattttagtcatttagcagatgctcttatccagagtgacttacagaaaagtatttagtcagccaccaattgtgcaagttctcccacttaaaaagatgagagaggcctgtaattttcatcataggtacacttcaactatgacagacaaaatgagaaaaaaaatccagaaaatcacattgtaggatttttaatgaatttatttgcaaattatggtggaaaataagtatttggtcaataacaaaagtttatctcaatactttgttatataccctttgttggcaatgacagaggtcaaacgttttctgtaagtcttcacaaggttttcacacactgttgctggtattttggcccattcctccatgcagatctcctctagagcagtgatgttttggggctgttgctgggcaacacggactttcaactccctccaaagattttctatggggttgagatctggagactggctaggccactccaggaccttgaaatgcttcttacgaagccactccttcgttgcccgggtggtgtgtttgggatcattgtcatgctgaaagacccagccacgtttcatcttcaatgcccttgctgatggaaggaggttttcactcaaaatctcacgatacatggccccattcattctttcctttacacggatcagtcgtcctggtccctttgcagaaaaacagccccaaagcatgatgtttccacccccatgcttcacagtaggtatggtgttttttggatgcaactcagcattctttgtcctccaaacacgacgagttgagtttttaccaaaaagttctattttggtttcatctgaccatataacattctcccaatcttcttctggatcatccaaatgctctctagcaaacttcagacgggcctggacatgtactggcttaagcagggggacacgtctggcactgcaggatttgagtccctggcggcgtagtgtgttactgatggtaggctttgttactttggtcccagctctctgcaggtcattcactaggtccccccgtgtggttctgggatttttgctcaccgttcttgtgatcattttgaccccacggggtgagatcttgcgtggagccccagatcgagggagattatcagtggtcttgtatgtcttccatttcctaataattgctcccacagttgatttcttcaaaccaagctgcttacctattgcagattcagtcttcccagcctggtgcaggtctacaattttgtttctggtgtcctttgacagctctttggtcttggccatagtggagtttggagtgtgactgtttgaggttgtggacaggtgtcttttatactgataacaagttcaaacaggtgccattaatacaggtaacgagtggaggacagaggagcctcttaaagaagaagttacaggtctgtgagagccagaaatcttgcttgtttgtaggtgaccaaatacttattttccaccataatttgcaaataaattcattaaaaatcctacaatgtgattttctggattttttctcattttgtctgtcatagttgaagtgtacctatgatgaaaattacaggcctctctcatatttttaagtgggagaacttgcacaattggtggctgactaaatacttttttgccccactgtacatgagTAATTAGTGTCTTGCTATATAGAACTATTTACTTCAAGAACTTGACCTATAGATAAGAAGGACCACCAAGGGCCTAGCAGTAAATTGCCTTCTCTAATATGAAACTATTACATCAAAGGGCAGATTGCTCTGTTGGTTGTCGCGTCTTAAAGGTCGGGTTGCCCTCGGTCATAGTGTTAGCATGGTGGCTAATTAAAAGGGAACTCTGTAGGGTTTTGGTTTTTCCTAGACCTCCAGCAGCCTCCCTTTTCCCCCTAGTCCACAACAGGGGTGTATTCAATAGCGCATAGCATAGTcaaatgttttgcaacggaaaaaccaaaacaagtgtttcttactggacaaattcaggtaggtccctccccattTCATCCCGTTTGCTTCATCGTGAATCGACACTAgggacatactgtatatataaatccCCGGTCCACATACTTTCAACAAACAACACCCACAATCGGAAGATttgaaaaaactaaaacatttttaTCACTTTCAGAAATAATTTCATGTGCAATGGATTTATGAATTTACTCAAAACACACAGTGTTGAAGTGAAAACAACAATACAATGCATCGGTGTTATGGTACCTGGTTGCATCCACGGTTGACAACATAAAGGTTTCTATGTGGCATTGAGACTGTATGCCTAGTTGATATTCATTGAAATGCCTAGGCCTAGGCCTAGGGAGTCCGAGTAGCTCATGTAATATCATCAGTTGTGatacaaattcaaaacaacaacgACACCTATCCATGACTATCTTATAAACATTGGCGTGACAGAAAACAACTATTATTTCAACAATAAGCTCTTTCATAAAAAGCCCATGGTGATCATTTACAAAATCAGATTCCATCTTCACATTCAAATTCAAGTATTTAATGTACATTGAGAGGATATAAAAGTCCCTGTGATATCTTATCAGTTATAggaggagtagagacacagacaaGGGTGACTTATGGAACTTATGTCTGAAAGGTGAAGACTAAAAGACTGTAGAAGGAGATCAAAAATAATCTATAGAGAGGATTGGAGAAACAGAGATAGTGTGAATTGAGAGCAATAAGAGAGActgagcgagtgtgtgtgtttctgtgtgtaaggatgtttttcagcagatgGCATGGCAGCCCACCGAGACGACAGTGTGCCAACGTACAGGCGGAGTGGAGGAAAGACACGGAGCTGGATGCATTTTTTTCCAAAGGTGAGCATGAGGGGATGTtgatgagaacacacacacacaccgcctcgAGTTAAAGAAGTAGAGCAGAAAGTAATAGGGAAAGAGAGTGCAAGTGTTTCAGCCTCACTGAATTCCATCAGTAGGATAGTAGGAGAGACAGCAGACTCGTTCATGCAGTGAACTCACTGCTCTGTAGAAATGATCACATTTGTATACAGATAAAACTTGGTCATTTTCATACTGTTTGGGCACACACAAGGCAAGAGTGTGACATGCTGATATTGAATACAATATATCAAGAATGACTTAGCCTAATCAATCAATGATATATGGGACATCAcagacacacgcgcacgcacgcacacacacacacacacacacgatcagtAAATAACAAAGAAAAATACTGCAAAGCTCAGAGATGGGTGAATCATCCAGGatgtgtatataaatatataaacacaCTCGTTAGGTAGAGACAGACTGgatgggaggggtgtgtgtgtgtgtgcctgtgtgtttgcgtgtgtgtgctaagcacacttccacacacacacagccaggctgCCTCCAAAGAACATGTAGAGCAGGTTCTTGACCTCGTGTGTCACCTCGAAGCCAAAGCCCTCACCAATCACCACGTGCCACGAGCTGCCAAACTTTTTATCCATCGTCTCTTTGATCATCTTCGCCGCGTTctgaaatggaaagagagaggtcagagaaGATACAGAAACCAAACCAAATCCCTGGCTCCTATCCATAAGCCCTTGTCAACACTGCCTTGTGGATTTGAGAGTAAAGGATAGAAGTCAGCAATATGGCTGAAACTGAACACTTATCCATAACAAGCATAGATAGGGATGAGGGATCCATTTGGAATTGGGcctatgagagaggagaggaagtgaTGGAGGAGGTAAAAtacagaggggaggaggagagagagaaccagtgTTCTAGTCCAGATGGACACACAGGTTTGCTGGGATGAGTGGTGAGGCAGGCTGACACAATTCCAGACTGGCTGAGTGGGTGGAGGCCTGGTTTTAAAAAGTGACAGGGTCAGGTGAATGGGTGGATTAAAGCAATAGTGAGTGTGCTGTACTAATCAAGCTGCACTTCGCACAgtgtatagacagacagacagacctcatTATTGGTGGCAAACTTCTCACAGGCTGTGACACACAGTTCCATCGTTTCCACTCTCATCTCCTCtggcatgtctgtgtgctgtgaAGAAAACAGAGCAATTCATTACGACACTCCCCATTTACTCCACGAAACCGACGGTCACATAGCCTCTACTTGTGAACCACATATGTGTCACAGCAGCGAAACGATCTGTCTCACCCTGATGAGTGGGAAGCTGTGGAGCCTCTTGTAATCGGCCTCCTCCTTCTTGCTCTCTGTTGTCTCTGCCATCCCCTTCTCCTTCTGGAGAGAAAACACACTCACATTTGAATGGAAGCCTTTTTGTTTATTTGGCAGGTTAAAAATGTTAGCTATATGTTGCCACCGTGTTTGTCAAGCACTACAGTAGGTATGAGCAAAGGCTGAACTAAAGAGACCCTCCTAGTCCTGCTCACTTCGTATTTGTTTACTTCTACCCATGACAACACAAGCAATGAATGTAGTGACTGCAGGGTTAGTCACTATGGCCAGGGAAGTGACATGCATGAATGACATTGTCATGCATATTTAGTAAATTATCAAAAATGGGTGAAAGGTACCCACAGAGTTGactagataacgttagctagcaagtaaCGTTAGTCTTTATACGTGTAACGTTAGGTATGACTTTGACAGGTAGCTACCTAACTAGGCATCTTACTAAAGAGTCTGCCTacggtaacgttagctagctactgtactgtactgtagctagttatCTTGTGGCTTGTGTAGGTTGTTGTCTTGCCTCCTCACTAACGTTCTCTTAGTTGCAATGCAACCAACGCTGCAAGTTAATGAAAGAGTTGGAAACATTGCACGCCGTTATGAGACTTTCTTCTTTGAATTCTACTTGATTATGGATAGCAAGTTAACTAAATACCTAGCGACTTACCTCTGGCTAGTTTACCACAACAAGTTAGGTCCATTTATTGTTGATATGGAAACATGTCGGCCATAGCAACCGCTTCTTTCGTACCAGACTACCCTTCTTCTTCTTGTGCGTTTCTGGCAGACTAGACTCAGTCTTGCGTATTGCTACCTTTCTCAGGTCGGAGTGCGAATTACACATTTAAATATTTAATAGCCTCACACCCGTAGCAGGCCGATGGAATAGAGAAACGACAACAGCTTCCTTGGTATTTCGCTCTGCCTCTCATTTAAATCCAACTCACATAAAAAAGTGATCCTAACCTCAGTATACCGCCTGCAACAGGACATGCTTCACAGTCTCTACCTCCCCACAACTCACATTTCCCATCTGGGTGTTTACCCACTAACAATGGCCCAATCTCAGCCTGGTCAACAGAACCCCATCCCTTCTTTCATTCCCCATGTATACCTACTGACCCTACTTACAGAATTCTGGATAGAGAAAAAATGCCTTCCCCAGTGCCCTCTATCCCACTCACGTTGCCACTCCTGTCAACCCCTCTGCTATGGTGATCCTacattccacccccccccccccccccccctaacaggACCACCACATCTACATCCTCCTTCAGAGCTGCCTTTgctatcaaaatcaaatcaaattttatttgtcacatacacatggttagcagatgttaatgtgagtgtagcgaaatgcttgtgcttctagttccgacaatgcagtaataaccaacgagtaatctaacctaacaatttcacaacagctaccttatacacacaagtgtaaagggatgaagaatatgtaaataaagatatatgaatgagtgatggtacagaacggcataggcaagatgcagtagatggtatcgagtacagtatatacatatgagatgcgtaatgtagggcatgtaaacattatattaagtggcattgtttaaagtggctagtgatacattttttacatgtatggcagcagccactcaatgttagtagtggctgtttaacagtctgatggccttgagatagaagctgtttttcaatctctcggtccctgctttgatgcacctgtactgacctcgccttctggatgatagcggggtgaacaggcagtggcttgggtggttgttgtccttgatgatctttatggccttcctgtgacatcgggtggtgtaggtgtcctggagggcaggtagtttgcccccggtgatgcgttgtgcagacctcactaccctctggagagccttacggttgtgggcggagcagttgccgtaccaggcggtgatacagcccgacaggatgctctcgattgtgcatctgtaaaagtttgtgagtgtttttggtgacaagccaaatttctttagcctcctgaggttgaagaggcgctgctgcaccttcttcaccacggtgtctgtgtgggtggaccaattcagcatgtccgtgatgtgtacgcagaggaacttaaaactttctaccctctccactactgtcccgtcgatgtggataggggggtgctccctctgctgtttcctgaagtccacgatcatctcctttgttttgttgacattgagtgtgagtgtgaggttatcttcctgacaccacactccgagggccctcacctcctccctgtaggccgtctcgtcgttgttggtaatcaagcctaccactgtagtgtcgtctgcaaacttgatgatagagttggaggcgtgcatggccacgcagtcgtgggtgaacagggaatacttACAGCAAGGCTTAGAGCAAtatggcagtgttgccattgttaATGAACGTTTTTCTTTGTAATGTAAAAAAAGACGTCTTCAACCCCCATATCTAACTGtaaatatatgtgtgtatgttgtaCTATCAATTGGTGAGAGAGAGCCTCAAATATCACATTAAATTGTAGATACCCACTGTACATGAATCACAGCAATGTTGGTTCATGTTTCAATCACATCTTTGCTCATGTTCTcgtgggtcaaacaaaaacaccctaatgattggttgacccacaatgcaggtgatggctgcaggatgaagttggTGAAGATCAACTGAAGAAATTTGCAGTCGATTGCAgtcatgacctttgatcacatgcTTTTTGTAAATTTCATGCAGTTGTGGAGTAGGCTCAAGGCTTGACAAAAGGGATCTGCATAAACGCACTCACTCTTTTCACGACACTTCCAGACAGCTATGACTAAAAGtgattttcgtagcaggttaggagaacattttcgctaaccctaacccttttcctaaccttaacctaattatcctacTCTGTTAAATAAATTATCCTGACCTGCTgcataagttctcctaacctgctatgaaaaagTCACTTCCAGTCGTAGCTGTATTGAAATGGCGTGGAAAGAGTGGTTGTGTTTGAGCAGACCACACTTGTCAAGTCGGTGACCATCGTTGCATTATGGGGTTATAATAGTTGTCCGACTTGCACCTACATGTCGATTGCatgaactttacaaaattcaCTTAATCAACAGCAACTTCATCCTGCAGCCTTCACCTGCATTGTGTGAGGCTCTATTGTTAACCAATCATtagtgtgtttttgtttgacccacaCAAACGTGACCAAAGATGTGACTGAAACAGAAACCAACTTTGCCACAATTCATGTATGCAGTGGATTATGTACAAATGAATGTGATATTTGGGTCTCTGTCACCAATTGATTGTACAGTACAATGTACACATACACTCCGGgacgctggccttctaggcagagttgctaaaaaaataaaagattcaAATGGGCAAAAtatcacagacactggacagaggaactgcctagaaggccagcatcccggagtcgcctcctcactgttgacgttgagactggtgttttccgggcactatttaatgaagctgccagttgaggacttgtgaggcgtctgtttctcaaactagacactctaatgtacttgtcctcttgctcagttgttcactggggcctcccactcctctttctattctggtgctagacagtttgcgctgttctgtgaagggagtagtacacagcgttgtacgagatcttcagtttcttgccaatttctcgcatggaatagccttcatttctcagaacaagaatagactgacgagtttcagaagaaagtactttgtttctggccattttgagcttgtaaacgaacccacaaatgctgatgctccagatactagtctacagaaggacagttttattgcttctttaatcaggacaacagtttttagctgtgctaaaattattgcaaaagggttttctaatgatcaattagccttttacaatgataaacttggattagctaacacaacgtgccattggaacacaggagtgatggttgctgataacgggcaaccgtagatatttcattaaaaatcagtcgtttccagctacaatagtcatttacaacattaacaatgtctacactttatttctgttcaatttgacattattttaatggacaaaaaatgtgcttttctttcaaaaacaaggacatttctaagtgaccccaaacttatgAACGGGAGTGTATATATTTTCAGTTTGTGAtatgggggttggagaaatggTTATTATAAACAATGGCACATTAACTTGTTGCACTGAGCtttgctgttggaaaaccacatcaGTATCCGACTATCAGCTGTCGAAGATGAACCTTCCCCGACTTCACTCCTCGACTTTCGTCTGGAGTCGGTTGCTTTCACCTTACCAATCAAACTGGCCCAGTGTTTCTCTTTCATTCCATAGAGGAATGAGCACGTGAGGGTATGTCTTCCGGAAATCAAAAGTGATCGAATCCATGAAATCCATAACTAAATGTATTAGTTAGTCTCGAGCCAACATTGAAAACACTAGTTAATGTCCAGAACATTTTATTGGTCTTGTACAGTCCTACTGTAACAGGGTGGATGTGCCTCTCTTCTATGGCAGCCAAATGTCTGAGGGGGCACGATTATGTGAGTATGGCTGAGGgatggtccagagtttttttttcttccaacacctgaaacagcttttcctgcaatctagagcaataatcatgatttattttatttattaggatccccattagggaaagggaaagggggatacctagtcagttgtacagctgaatgtgttcaactgaaatgtgtcttccgcatttaacccaacccctctgaatcagagaggtgcgggcggctgccttaatcgacatccacgtcattagccgacgccaatggcgactggttacagtgagaagcttcctcttcagcggacagcttgatgaaaaccagtcaatgtTCAGGTCTCCAAGAaaatagacctctctgtttacatcacatacactatcaggCATTTCACGCATATTATTTAGCACTTGTCAAGAGAAAAAAAAGCAAGAgaaaaaatatacattcagcaATCCATTAATCAGTtgatgtgtgtaagtgtgtgtgtgttctgcggcgttgaagctacgaacccataggcttggcatGCTCATCCCTTCCAGGTTTTGGGAGGGAGGATGGACAAGGAGCCTGTCATTCCATttttgtaacattgcaaaaatcagaaaccttttatccaaaaatgatgcagaaaagcttATCCAtgctaaacacagctgctagaatcctgactagaaccaacaaatgtgatcatattactccagtgctagcctctccacattggcttcctgttaaggctagggccgatttcaaggtttaactgctaacctacaaagcatttacatgggcttgctcctacctatctctccgatttggtcttgccgtacatacctacacgtacgctacggtcacaagacgcaggcctccttattgtccctagaatttctaagcaaacaactggaggctttctcctatagagctccatttttatggattggtctgcctatccatgtgagagacgcagactcggtctcgacctttaagtcatGACTGAAGACTCATcccttcagtaggtcctatgattgagtgtattctggcccaggggtgtgaaggtgaacggcaaggcactggagcgacgaaccgcccttgctgtctctgcctggccggctcccctctctctactgggattctctgcctctgaccctattacaggggatgagtcactggcttattagtgctcttccatgccgtcttTAGGAGGGGTGAGTGggttgagtgggttgagtcacagacgtgatcttcctgtccagttTTGCACCCCCTCGGGctcgtgcggtggaggagatcttcgtggaCTATACTCAGCATTGTCGCAGGGTAGTAaattggtggtctgttgatatccctctagtggtgtgggggctgtgctttggcaaagtggttggggttatatcctgcctggttggccctgtccgggggtatcgtcagacggggccacagtgtccacCGAACCAAtacctgtctcagtctccagtacctatgctgcaatagtctacgtgctggggggctagggtcagtctgttatatctaatgtaattatcctgtcttatttggtgtcctgtgtgaatttaagtatgctcaagcttcaactgttctgcctgcggctagggaccctgacctgttcaccggatgtgctaccttgtccccggacctgctgttttcgactctcactctaccacacctgctgtctgaatgctcagctatgaaaagccaactgacatttactcctgaggtactgacctgttacaccctctacaaccactgattattatttgatcctgctggtcatctatgaacatttgaacatcttgaagaacaatctggccttaaatggccatgtactcctataatctccacccggcacagccagaagaggactggcaacccctcagagcctggttcctctaggtttcttcctaggttcctgccttttagGGAGCTTTTCTTaggcaccgtgcttctacatctgcattgcttgctgtttgggattttaggctggatttctgtaggctggacatctgctgatgtaaaatgttctttataaatacatttaattgattgattgatagcggatgtaagcaatgtccccacgtgctctggcagctttcatgtcTGGGATCAGTTCATTCCTCTTCTTGCACagagcttcaggatagtccttgtTGGTGAAGATGtatgttcctctcaagttcttggcacTTTACATAACAGAtgccttgtccttgaacctcaggaacttgaccactattggcatgggcctgtcacctgggcctgtGGTGAGGTTTCCAGTCTTGTGGGCGCACTCCACCTCAACCTCCCTGTTTTCCACCTTCAGTTTTTCCGAGATCATTTTCCTCACTTTATCCTCAGACTCCGTCCAGGtttcatgtggagattctgcaattccatccacaaccatgttgttccaccttgattgtccctcgagataATCAGATTTTgccgtcattgttatcatggattcacatacagaactgatgtcctctctcaatgactttgctgtcatcttgccgttcttAATTAAACTCATCGAGCTGTCCCtaggagaactgcaaactgttcttcaggtcctggacctctctggtcaggtcgtccattcttttattagttgactccaccag is from Salvelinus namaycush isolate Seneca chromosome 41, SaNama_1.0, whole genome shotgun sequence and encodes:
- the LOC120034354 gene encoding dynein light chain 4, axonemal-like; the encoded protein is MAETTESKKEEADYKRLHSFPLIRHTDMPEEMRVETMELCVTACEKFATNNENAAKMIKETMDKKFGSSWHVVIGEGFGFEVTHEVKNLLYMFFGGSLAVCVWKCA